The Ostrea edulis chromosome 1, xbOstEdul1.1, whole genome shotgun sequence genomic sequence ctattttctattaagcagtctaatgtacacaaaaacatggcacgaacaAAGAATTGCaggtgctgtatctcacttataactcaacaactgatattaaaattttggttgaccattagaaatactttagttaagcattgtaaacaataaaaatggaaaaataaaattttcagctcaaatcgtgtccatgcctcTTTAACAtaaggtagtgactgttcctacGTCAGGCTCCCGgcattagaaatgaaagtagaataatgACCTCAAAACGGAAGTTCCGTCTCACGGTAGGCATTGGCACGATGAAGAGCCCTCTTTGCTACAGACGTAAGCGTCATCTAAAAACGACAGGTGATGTCATTATACCTCTACTGACGTttcactatataaatgtataatgtgtGATTCTCTGTAAATAACCGTAAAACTGGTGATTCCTTGCAAAAGGTGTGTCTGTTAGATGAACTGATACACACCCATTTGGAACACTTAGCAACTTCTTTTTATCATATAGAAATTCCTGATATGCTTCGAAAGAAATCCTGAATATACATTATGAAATGGAATCGCATCACAAGTTAATTGGTCCCCATAAAAGAACCAGTAAATACGGAAGTAGCACACGACAACAATCATAGCGAGtaagtaattgtaattgtaattcaaAGATTtctatagcgccctatcaacattagttctctaaagcgctttagaaatgtgaaagaaaagataatataaaatcgatgtgcacatacatgtgaataaaatattcatagtgtcagaattaaaatgcataaatattattattaatatatagcgcctaatgtaatgatatgattaccctaataacatacgaaacaatttaaaacaacccttaggaataattaaatacattaaAAGGACATAGGTATAATAACAATGTACAggggtttttgttgttggtttttttggtttttttttaataacaccgtaagagctgtatgtaagagcactaagtatataaaaataatcacaaattaaaagtaCCCCGTGTCCAGATTTTAAACTTTGTATTCAAGTTTTTTTCCCTTGTTTTAATGTTTGTATCGGTATAATAGAACAGTTGAAGTATATCATTGAAAGAGTTACTATAGCCTTTGAAAATAAGCTTGCTTATGAACTGGAATCTTGCTGATTTCGTCAATGATAAACTTTAAGACAGTGGAATATGATTGAATAGTGTATATTTTTTAACggccctctcgagaatttttcactcatacggagagaCCACCATcgcaggtgaagggctgcaaaactttgGCCAATGTTCGGCGGTTATGgacattgagcagggagggatgacatgggacctcggatttgcggtctcatcgtaaggaccaccccatttagtcacctcttacgacaagcaaggagtactgaggacctattctaattcGGGTTCCCACGGAACGGCGGAATATAATTTGGCAAGAATGGGCATACACGTACTGTATATACAGCGTTCAAAACACTTGACGTAACAAAAGAAAAGGAAAGATACGATTCAGTTCCTTtttgtgaccgttggaccgagcgaagcatgaaatggtcattggcatgtcccaagtgataatcataattccgttattaagaaatatatattatttatgaaattcctcTTGCgttaaacacccagtaacatctaaatattaaagTGGGATATATGAGGATAACTACaagatccgcctattcatttaagcCAGCCAACGTAAACCGTGCATTGTgagtcacatttagcctcgtctttttttctgtttcaaattgaacaattataaacaacaagaaTAGATTCCATTCGCAATTCAAAAGACAGTTAAAACTAATCAAAACTTAATCAAAAAATCCAAAGTGGTAAAAAAGTAAGCGTGAACTCATTCatttatttagtcgtattattgtttttctgtttgatgattggctaaaaatgtaacaatgataattataccattcatttttaacaaactgactgtttgaattacaaattacacgtcagtcttgtatttctggcatttaaaattaaaacacgaataactgtagaagcaactaatgaagAAAACAAATTGGCGTCGCCCATATGGATCATAGCATTTTCAGGgaacgtatgtagagattatctctattcatttgctgattttctcattttttcttttacagaAGTGTTACCTTTAGAGTCTTGTTTCGCGGATGGGCCTTCGGCcagtccgagcttcgctcggtattaggCATAGGGTAGAAGATATTGAGCTATTTGATATTGATAAGAgtatttcattgtttaaataatatggTCCTCGGATTTCGGGGGCAAAAGCGCTCCccaaaacacaaacattttttcTGAATGTTTAGATTTACCACATTAAAATTATCAATATCGTTGAGGAGGTCTTTTTTTCGTCAAGGGTTTTCGCTCTTTTGACTAGTAAAAACAGACTAAAAATCTGATTTTAGTCTGTTTTTACTAGTCAAAAGAGCGAAAACCCTGATCTGATTTTAGACGATGACACGTGCCTGACCATTGACCATGGTGGACGTGTTTTTCTAGTGAGGAAATTCTTAGACCAATTTTGAGCGCAATAGCCACATAATAAGGCCGAAAATTGGAAAATACCTACATACCACCGTATGACATTGTGTTTGGATCTCGCTGAGGCAAAATTGCTGTAATTCTGTGTATATTGGGACATTGAAAGACTTTGGATTAAATTTGGAAAACATGGTACGTACTCGTGAGTATAAATCACGGTAGCAAACATCTAAACAGGCACAGAACACAGAGCCAACGGCAGCGGACAAGCATGGTGGGTTTGTGAGCTTTAAACCCGTACAAAGTATCGCTCATGTCTAGCCCAGAACAGTTAGCGGAACCCTACACAACCCTGGTCAGTCTGACGCAAGCTGTGGGAGATACTAAGTCTGATTTATGGGAACAAGATGGAGTAGATGACAAAATCCAGTGTATCACCGATCAACAAGAACATAATACAACAGAGATTGATTCCTTAAAAGCTGAAAATGCATCCTTACGCAAAGACGTTGAAATGTTAAAATCGGTGGTGATAAAATTAGACAGAAAAGTGTATCACCAGGAGAAAGAAATAACTGACCTCAAGGCCCGATCAATGAAGTACAATATACTTATTCATAATCTTCAAGAGGAAGAGGGAGAAACTTTGAGAACTAAAGTTCCTCGTCTGATTAAAGAACACCTGGGAGTTGACGGAATAGAATTTGCCAATATTCACAGAAACTCGGGTGACCGCAAGCCAGGCGCAAAGCCTCGTACAATTACGGGAAAGCTGATGAGATTTGAGCAGAAAGATTACATCCTTagacaacaaaaaacaaagaaagagGTAGGGATGGAAATACCTTTCTATATAACGCCGGAGGCTCCAGTTCAGATTAACGAAACCCGAAAGAAGC encodes the following:
- the LOC125667563 gene encoding uncharacterized protein LOC125667563; the protein is MSSPEQLAEPYTTLVSLTQAVGDTKSDLWEQDGVDDKIQCITDQQEHNTTEIDSLKAENASLRKDVEMLKSVVIKLDRKVYHQEKEITDLKARSMKYNILIHNLQEEEGETLRTKVPRLIKEHLGVDGIEFANIHRNSGDRKPGAKPRTITGKLMRFEQKDYILRQQKTKKEVGMEIPFYITPEAPVQINETRKKLVELNNKYWKENVKTRLIGDKLVFPNGTVHKDKVSTPTAEEILQLDQKEREKIEEMESGRSNTHSEGGNQFSTAAVEADTYDNVRNFYKKISMDPVYGKANHNILLYRFKDNNGILHEGYCDDGEFGAGRKMLKLLQDQNIVNVSVVISRMMGRHLSPKRFEIMEKMLFGALNKLP